A window of the Henckelia pumila isolate YLH828 chromosome 3, ASM3356847v2, whole genome shotgun sequence genome harbors these coding sequences:
- the LOC140891953 gene encoding uncharacterized protein isoform X2, which translates to MISPSKLRMKLIGSHNQKNSNGSNCNSSRTSPSKLEDTELFKDSLLAPDDDDFGEGGVQPIKFDNSKQEDGNLLPLRDPGVRDAGHTRIQLVSKVDAGDLNSVYPVRNHEEDSLDYDSTSSFEFHKGERSLHQSVTRSLSRPMSSKWNDAEKWIMNRQNVQPNVSKKTNQQILANRPVGPNMVRVAPESTAGFDHKPSVKRVDFRESKDLIEVDDMELPCTKSVTEEKTGVSGIRSVSMRDTGTEMTPIPSQDPSRSATPVSSTTPIRSPTSSLPSSPRRREPAPTQTENPTNSATKHSDEHGENNLSEQEMKLKARREIVALGVQLGKMNIAAWARDGENEKNISGNEASGSSEVEQIEYAKRAAAWEEAEKSKHAARFKREEIRIQAWESQQKAKLDAEMRKIEAQIEQMKAEAQAKMVKKIALARQKSEEKRAVAECRKNQLAEKTTAQAEYIRQTGRIPSNLSICCGWL; encoded by the exons ATGATTTCTCCAAGTAAGCTGAGGATGAAGCTTATAGGATCTCACAATCAGAAGAATTCGAACGGATCAAACTGTAATTCTTCGAGAACATCTCCTTCTAAGCTCGAGGATACGGAATTATTCAAGGACAGTCTTTTGGCGCCGGATGATGATGATTTTGGGGAAGGAG GAGTTCAACCAATTAAATTCGATAATTCGAAGCAAGAAGATGGAAATTTGTTGCCTTTGAGGGACCCTGGGGTAAGGGATGCTGGCCATACTAGAATCCAGCTAGTTTCTAAGGTTGATGCTGGTGATTTGAATTCAGTGTATCCGGTTCGGAATCACGAAGAAGATAGTCTTGATTACGATAGTACGTCCAGCTTCGAGTTCCATAAAGGGGAGAGATCTCTGCACCAATCTGTTACAAGATCCTTGTCAAGACCTATGTCGTCCAAGTGGAATGATGCGGAGAAGTGGATTATGAACAGGCAAAATGTTCAACCCAATGTATCGAAAAAGACTAATCAACAAATTCTAGCGAACCGGCCCGTAGGTCCTAATATGGTCAGAGTTGCGCCGGAGTCTACTGCTGGTTTTGATCATAAGCCGTCTGTGAAACGGGTTGATTTCCGTGAGAGCAAGGATTTGATCGAAGTGGATGATATGGAGTTGCCCTGTACGAAGAGCGTGACAGAAGAAAAGACAG GTGTTTCAGGCATAAGATCGGTGTCAATGAGAGATACAGGAACAGAAATGACGCCTATTCCAAGTCAAGATCCATCAAGAAGCGCCACTCCTGTCAGTTCGACAACCCCAATTCGTAGCCCAACTTCTTCATTGCCATCTAGTCCTCGAAGACGAGAGCCTGCACCAACACAAACAGAAAATCCCACCAATAGTGCAACAAAACATTCAGATGAACATGGGGAAAACAATTTATCCGAACAAGAAATGAAACTCAAAGCAAGAAGGGAAATTGTAGCCCTTGGTGTCCAGCTTGGTAAGATGAATATTGCTGCTTGGGCAAGAGATGGTGAGAATGAAAAGAATATATCCGGAAACGAAGCTAGTGGTAGTAGTGAGGTTGAACAGATTGAGTATGCGAAGCGAGCTGCTGCATGGGAAGAAGCTGAGAAATCTAAACATGCTGCAAG GTTTAAACGAGAAGAAATAAGAATCCAAGCATGGGAGAGCCAGCAGAAAGCAAAGCTTGATGCAGAAATGAGGAAGATTGAG GCCCAAATTGAGCAAATGAAAGCAGAAGCTCAAGCAAAGATGGTAAAGAAAATAGCATTGGCGAGACAGAAGTCGGAGGAAAAACGAGCTGTTGCCGAATGTAGAAAGAATCAGCTAGCAGAAAAAACTACTGCACAGGCCGAGTACATTCGCCAGACTGGTCGAATCCCCTCAAATCTTTCTATATGCTGTGGTTGGTTGTGA
- the LOC140891953 gene encoding uncharacterized protein isoform X1, producing the protein MEYERIHKAQTGMISPSKLRMKLIGSHNQKNSNGSNCNSSRTSPSKLEDTELFKDSLLAPDDDDFGEGGVQPIKFDNSKQEDGNLLPLRDPGVRDAGHTRIQLVSKVDAGDLNSVYPVRNHEEDSLDYDSTSSFEFHKGERSLHQSVTRSLSRPMSSKWNDAEKWIMNRQNVQPNVSKKTNQQILANRPVGPNMVRVAPESTAGFDHKPSVKRVDFRESKDLIEVDDMELPCTKSVTEEKTGVSGIRSVSMRDTGTEMTPIPSQDPSRSATPVSSTTPIRSPTSSLPSSPRRREPAPTQTENPTNSATKHSDEHGENNLSEQEMKLKARREIVALGVQLGKMNIAAWARDGENEKNISGNEASGSSEVEQIEYAKRAAAWEEAEKSKHAARFKREEIRIQAWESQQKAKLDAEMRKIEAQIEQMKAEAQAKMVKKIALARQKSEEKRAVAECRKNQLAEKTTAQAEYIRQTGRIPSNLSICCGWL; encoded by the exons ATGGAGTACGAAAGGATACACAAAGCTCAG ACTGGTATGATTTCTCCAAGTAAGCTGAGGATGAAGCTTATAGGATCTCACAATCAGAAGAATTCGAACGGATCAAACTGTAATTCTTCGAGAACATCTCCTTCTAAGCTCGAGGATACGGAATTATTCAAGGACAGTCTTTTGGCGCCGGATGATGATGATTTTGGGGAAGGAG GAGTTCAACCAATTAAATTCGATAATTCGAAGCAAGAAGATGGAAATTTGTTGCCTTTGAGGGACCCTGGGGTAAGGGATGCTGGCCATACTAGAATCCAGCTAGTTTCTAAGGTTGATGCTGGTGATTTGAATTCAGTGTATCCGGTTCGGAATCACGAAGAAGATAGTCTTGATTACGATAGTACGTCCAGCTTCGAGTTCCATAAAGGGGAGAGATCTCTGCACCAATCTGTTACAAGATCCTTGTCAAGACCTATGTCGTCCAAGTGGAATGATGCGGAGAAGTGGATTATGAACAGGCAAAATGTTCAACCCAATGTATCGAAAAAGACTAATCAACAAATTCTAGCGAACCGGCCCGTAGGTCCTAATATGGTCAGAGTTGCGCCGGAGTCTACTGCTGGTTTTGATCATAAGCCGTCTGTGAAACGGGTTGATTTCCGTGAGAGCAAGGATTTGATCGAAGTGGATGATATGGAGTTGCCCTGTACGAAGAGCGTGACAGAAGAAAAGACAG GTGTTTCAGGCATAAGATCGGTGTCAATGAGAGATACAGGAACAGAAATGACGCCTATTCCAAGTCAAGATCCATCAAGAAGCGCCACTCCTGTCAGTTCGACAACCCCAATTCGTAGCCCAACTTCTTCATTGCCATCTAGTCCTCGAAGACGAGAGCCTGCACCAACACAAACAGAAAATCCCACCAATAGTGCAACAAAACATTCAGATGAACATGGGGAAAACAATTTATCCGAACAAGAAATGAAACTCAAAGCAAGAAGGGAAATTGTAGCCCTTGGTGTCCAGCTTGGTAAGATGAATATTGCTGCTTGGGCAAGAGATGGTGAGAATGAAAAGAATATATCCGGAAACGAAGCTAGTGGTAGTAGTGAGGTTGAACAGATTGAGTATGCGAAGCGAGCTGCTGCATGGGAAGAAGCTGAGAAATCTAAACATGCTGCAAG GTTTAAACGAGAAGAAATAAGAATCCAAGCATGGGAGAGCCAGCAGAAAGCAAAGCTTGATGCAGAAATGAGGAAGATTGAG GCCCAAATTGAGCAAATGAAAGCAGAAGCTCAAGCAAAGATGGTAAAGAAAATAGCATTGGCGAGACAGAAGTCGGAGGAAAAACGAGCTGTTGCCGAATGTAGAAAGAATCAGCTAGCAGAAAAAACTACTGCACAGGCCGAGTACATTCGCCAGACTGGTCGAATCCCCTCAAATCTTTCTATATGCTGTGGTTGGTTGTGA